From the Tripterygium wilfordii isolate XIE 37 chromosome 6, ASM1340144v1, whole genome shotgun sequence genome, one window contains:
- the LOC120000708 gene encoding probable LRR receptor-like serine/threonine-protein kinase At1g34110 has protein sequence MLLPCKPFYKTCQQALFLLVIVLLSSFQFLASTPSTTSFTSGRTNEPQALLKWKASLSKHSQSFLPSWVIANGTCHWEGIACSKSGSIVGLDLSSHGLRGTLHSLNFSSLPNLLTLKLGNNSLSGTIPSNISNLSKLTTLILWYNKLSGNIPSEIGLLNSLRVF, from the coding sequence ATGTTGCTTCCATGCAAGCCCTTCTACAAAACATGCCAGCAGGCTTTGTTCTTACTTGTCATTGTGTTACTTTCTTCCTTCCAATTCTTGGCTTCGACCCCATCTACAACTTCTTTCACTTCTGGTAGGACTAATGAACCACAGGCCCTTCTCAAATGGAAAGCCAGCCTCTCCAAACACAGCCAATCTTTCCTACCTTCATGGGTCATCGCCAATGGGACTTGCCATTGGGAAGGAATCGCTTGCAGCAAATCCGGAAGCATTGTCGGCTTGGACCTCTCGAGTCATGGTTTGAGAGGTACACTTCACAGTCTCAACTTCTCATCCTTGCCTAATCTCCTTACTCTTAAGTTAGGAAATAATTCGCTTTCCGGAACAATCCCTTCTAACATCAGCAACCTCTCCAAACTTACCACCCTCATTTTGTGGTACAATAAACTCTCAGGAAATATTCCTTCCGAGATAGGCTTGCTGAATAGTCTTCGTGTATTTTAA
- the LOC119999465 gene encoding 5'-adenylylsulfate reductase-like 4 gives MGTMVWEAGILILVVLWRLTCGVSGSEPVRALICPVESLTDSILGHWEGYCYLNGGSDFAHFIGVTEGDEVLLQEALNMVHKHRHEYIAMLFYASWCPFSKTFRPSLSILSSLYPSIPHFAFEESAVRPSILSKYGAHGFPTLFLLNSTMRVHYHGSRTLGSLIAFYSDVTGVEPLSLDSKSHDKIGQASNWEKHDNVELESCPFFWARFPGNLLRQETYLALATAFVVLRLLYLVSPKILLFAQFVWRRCIQFERLGSLLELLLAYLNRAKQLLYYAKEPGKRRNFQGRAMNARVWASNSLATVSIGDASAGRSGPVGECS, from the exons ATGGGGACTATGGTGTGGGAAGCTGGGATCTTGATATTGGTGGTCTTGTGGAGGTTAACATGTGGCGTCTCCGGGTCGGAACCAGTTAGGGCTTTGATTTGCCCGGTGGAGTCGCTCACGGATTCAATTTTGGGCCATTGGGAGGGATACTGCTACCTAAACGGTGGTTCTGATTTCGCTCATTTCATTGGGGTTACTGAG GGAGATGAAGTTTTACTGCAAGAGGCACTAAATATGGTCCACAAGCACAGACATGAATATATAGCTATGCTGTTCTATGCGTCTTGGTGTCCTTTTTCAAAGACCTTTAGGCCAAGCTTGTCTATCCTTTCATCTTTGTACCCGTCGATTCCCCATTTTGCATTTGAAGAATCAGCTGTCAGGCCAAG CATACTGTCAAAGTATGGAGCTCATGGGTTTCCTACACTTTTTCTTTTGAACTCCACAATGCGTGTGCACTATCATGGCTCTCGGACTCTTGGTTCTCTTATTGCTTTCTACAGTGATGTTACTG GTGTTGAGCCCCTATCCCTGGATAGCAAATCCCATGATAAAATTGGacaagcatcaaattgggagAAGCATGATAATGTTGAGCTCGAAAGCTGCCCTTTTTTTTGGGCACGATTTCCGGGGAATTTGCTTAGGCAGGAGACCTATTTGGCGTTGGCCACCGCTTTTGTGGTTCTTAGATTGCTTTACCTAGTCTCTCCTAAGATCCTGTTATTTGCCCAATTTGTTTGGAGACGGTGcattcaatttgagagattgGGGAGCTTGTTGGAGCTTTTACTAGCTTATCTGAATCGAGCAAAACAATTGTTGTATTATGCAAAGGAGCCAGGCAAGCGAAGGAATTTTCAGGGCAGAGCAATGAATGCTAGGGTATGGGCATCTAACTCACTTGCAACAGTCTCGATTGGGGATGCAAGCGCTGGTAGGTCTGGACCCGTAGGTGAATGTTCTTGA
- the LOC120000796 gene encoding uncharacterized hydrolase YugF-like, which translates to MSRCFSLVQTKNWCHRSAFSKSGLRSTITDFKDGTVMHCWAPKARKESKPNLLLIHGLGANAMWQWADVIPHLSRHFNIYVPDLVFFGDSYTTRPERSESFQAQCVMRLMEALSVKRMSLVGLSYGGFVGYSMAAQFSEAIEKVVICCAGVYMEEKDLVGGVFPVSDLEEACRILVPQTPDKLRELLSYTFYKQPPIRLLPSCFLDDFINAMCTECVEEKRDLVRAIPKGRKLSDFPKITQPALLIWGEHDQVFPMELGHRLKGFVGENADLVVIKKAGHAFNVEKPKEFNVRLKSFLVDLKTPTSKLENHK; encoded by the exons ATGTCCAGGTGCTTCAGCTTGGTTCAGACCAAGAACTGGTGCCACAGATCCGCTTTCTCCAAATCGGGGCTCCGCTCCACCATCACTGACTTCAAAGACGGCACCGTCATGCATTGCTGGGCCCCCAAGGCCCGAAAAGAGTCCAAGCCCAATCTACTCCTCATCCACGGCCTCGGCGCCAACGCAATGTGGCAGTGGGCTGATGTCATTCCCCACCTAAGCCGTCACTTCAACATCTACGTGCCGGACCTCGTCTTCTTCGGCGACTCCTACACGACTCGCCCGGAGCGGTCCGAGTCGTTCCAGGCTCAGTGCGTGATGCGACTCATGGAGGCCCTCTCGGTGAAGAGGATGAGCCTGGTTGGGCTTAGTTACGGCGGGTTCGTGGGGTACAGTATGGCGGCGCAGTTTAGTGAGGCGATTGAGAAGGTGGTGATATGCTGCGCTGGTGTGTACATGGAGGAGAAGGACTTGGTTGGTGGTGTGTTTCCAGTCTCTGATTTGGAGGAGGCTTGCCGGATTCTGGTGCCGCAGACGCCGGATAAGCTTAGGGAGCTGTTGAGTTATACCTTCTATAAGCAGCCTCCTATACGATTGCTGCCGTCGTGCTTTCTTGACGATTTCATTAAC GCAATGTGCACGGAATGCGTGGAAGAGAAGAGGGATCTTGTTCGAGCTATCCCAAAAGGTCGAAAGCTTTCAGACTTCCCAAAGATCACTCAA CCAGCATTATTGATTTGGGGAGAGCATGATCAAGTATTCCCCATGGAATTGGGTCACAGATTAAAAGG GTTTGTGGGGGAGAATGCTGATTTGGTGGTGATCAAGAAAGCCGGCCATGCCTTCAATGTAGAGAAGCCCAAGGAATTCAACGTGCGCTTGAAGTCTTTTTTGGTTGATTTGAAGACCCCAACTTCAAAACTAGAAAATCACAAGTGA